One Malus sylvestris chromosome 14, drMalSylv7.2, whole genome shotgun sequence DNA segment encodes these proteins:
- the LOC126600635 gene encoding uncharacterized protein LOC126600635, with product MMNWWRVLKSVQALVAHSLLFSFTLLLVLKLDGVAASYSWWIIFFPLWIFHAVVARGRFSLPAPSVPHSRHWAPCHAVVATPLLVAFELLLCIYLDSVSVHGFAAVNLKVVFLPLLAFEVIILIDNFRMCRALMPGDNEGISDDTIWETLPHFWVAISMVFFVAATVFTLLKLCGDVGALGWWDLFINFSIAECFAFLVCTKWSNPVIHQNSHTREATSSSTTIRYLDWNSGLVVSAEEDQNQDRMCGLQDIGGHLMKIPVIGFQVLLCMRLAGTPENARHIPLPVLFSPLFLLQGAGVLFSACRLVEKIVLLLRSGAGTGLYFRFSSRAHDCFGFLHHGSRLLGWWSIDEGSREEHAKLFHEGASGYNTFCGYPPEIVKKMPKKDLTEEVWRLQAALGEQTEITKYSQQEYERLQNEKVLCRVCFEGEISVVLLPCRHRVLCSFCCDRCKKCPICRETIEQRLPVYDV from the exons ATGATGAACTGGTGGAGAGTGTTGAAGTCCGTGCAGGCCTTGGTGGCCCACAGCCTCCTCTTCTCCTTTACGCTACTGCTCGTCCTCAAGCTCGACGGCGTCGCCGCCTCCTACTCTTGGTG GATAATTTTCTTTCCACTTTGGATATTTCATGCAGTTGTTGCCCGAGGAAGATTCTCATTACCTGCTCCTTCCGTTCCACACAGTCGTCAT TGGGCACCATGTCATGCTGTTGTCGCCACACCATTGCTAGTTGCATTTGAGTTGCTCCTTTGTATATATCTTGATAGTGTTTCCG TTCATGGTTTTGCAGCTGTCAACTTGAAGGTTGTCTTTCTACCCTTACTGGCCTTCGAAGTAATTATTCTAATTGACAATTTCAG GATGTGCAGGGCTCTAATGCCAGGGGATAATGAAGGCATTAGCGATGACACAATATGGGAGACACTTCCT CATTTCTGGGTAGCAATCTCCATGGTTTTCTTTGTTGCTGCTACAGTCTTCACTCTGCTTAAGTTATGCG GTGATGTAGGTGCTCTTGGTTGGTGggatttatttataaattttag TATTGCAGAATGCTTTGCCTTTCTTGTCTGTACAAAGTGGTCCAATCCAGTGATTCATCAAAATTCTCATACAAGAGAAGCTACTTCATCTTCTACAACTATTAGATATCTTGACTGGAATAGCGGTTTAGTAGTTTCAGCAGAAGAGGATCAGAATCAAGATAGAATGTGTGGTCTGCAAGATATTGGTGGGCATCTTATGAAAATTCCCGTGATTGGCTTTCAAGTTCTCCTTTGTATGCGCCTTGCG GGAACCCCAGAAAATGCTAGACACATCCCACTTCCAGTTctcttctctcctctttttttacTCCAAGGCGCTGGTGTACTATTTTCTGCATGTAGGTTGGTGGAGAAAATTGTACTTTTGTTGCGTAGTGGGGCTGGCACCGGATTATATTTTAGATTTTCTTCAAGAGCTCATGACTGCTTCGGGTTTTTGCACCATGGTTCTAG GCTACTGGGCTGGTGGTCGATAGATGAAGGAAGTCGAGAAGAGCATGCCAAACTGTTTCATGAGGGGGCATCAGG ATACAACACTTTTTGCGGTTACCCACCTGAGATAGTGAAGAAAATGCCCAAGAAGGATCTCACTGAGGAG GTATGGAGACTTCAAGCGGCTCTTGGCGAACAGACAGAAATCACCAAATACAGCCAGCAGGAGTACGAAAGACTTCAAAAT GAAAAAGTGTTGTGTCGCGTTTGCTTCGAGGGAGAGATTAGTGTGGTCCTGCTACCATGTCGGCATCGTGTCCTTTGCAG TTTCTGCTGTGACAGATGTAAAAAGTGCCCGATATGCCGCGAAACAATCGAGCAGCGCTTACCTGTGTATGATGTTTAG
- the LOC126600268 gene encoding uncharacterized protein LOC126600268: MSRSPSFSVKSENSPKLDPESLQQWVVAFCIIRFDLEQGQLIEECYPPGCLTQDEELEIAFSSFPDSVSQHQNRSSIHDSVFFFRIQRRESSQIDNVSSTEMTKSDKKLDPKSPDVNVLKRSKINNNSNASRYMYGYVFNRQRHDERLKRGGEQKSLVILTHSPYSSVFRPLLQIMGPLYFDIGRKALEHIAAYVSMWPAPVPGKLMELPIGNAALKVNLPPAHSLPSENGMLLKESASSMAPFLPNNQSVPQGLFHDSDLFGIFRGVLLQLWVMWELLLIGEPLLVIAPTPPQCSEAVAGLVSLVAPLLCSVDFRPYFTIHDPKFAHLNSLREGDTFPPMILGVTNLFFLKSLRNMPHVVSVGSPAPNTNRLALASRSSTGRLTGRAEGFGFQQLSLKKFSPSNLLNAMKLRREGPLCLMTEHKEAIWSTYSATTKLDTSILNRLIDAGMSPRVEESMSVVNNEILRRHFLELTTNFLAPFGPYFRTRTPSEGSSPFVDPPPLIPFNADEFLGSLSERGPGKFLSKRMRSNWLDLYRRFLQGPNFAPWFQRRRAVAEQEQHRLWRQARMKTDILHLMSKMSELEIVDSFDCIERHLLEETVAQQSGRASTDSTATCQKLKGDLQAIFNVLPNDMQQLLLLNPQKAALLKGAPDHTKLLGRPLVQVGVVSSTSPR; this comes from the exons atgAGTCGTTCTCCTTCATTTTCAGTTAAGTCCGAAAATAGTCCAAAGCTTGATCCAGAATCTTTGCAGCAATGGGTTGTGGCCTTTTGTATTATTAGGTTTGATCTTGAACAGGGTCAGCTAATTGAAGAGTGCTACCCACCCGGTTGTCTTACACAAGATGAGGAGCTTGAAATTGCCTTTAGTTCTTTCCCGGATTCTGTTTCCCAGCATCAGAACCGCTCAAGCATTCATGATAGTGTATTCTTTTTCCGGATTCAAAGGCGGGAAAGTTCTCAAATTGACAATGTGTCCTCCACCGAGATGACTAAAAGTGATAAGAAGTTAGATCCTAAGTCTCCTGATGTAAATGTTCTTAAGAGGTCAAAAATTAACAACAATTCTAATGCTTCAAGATACATGTATGGGTATGTTTTTAATAGACAGAGACATGATGAGAGGCTAAAACGAGGTGGGGAGCAGAAGTCTCTGGTAATCTTGACTCACAGTCCGTACTCCAGTGTGTTTAGACCATTGTTACAAATCATGGGTCCTCTATATTTTGACATTGGAAGGAAAGCTCTTGAGCATATTGCTGCTTATGTTTCAATGTGGCCTGCTCCTGTACCTGGTAAGCTGATGGAGCTTCCTATTGGGAATGCTGCGCTGAAAGTGAACTTGCCACCTGCACATAGCTTGCCGTCAGAGAACGGAATGTTGCTCAAAGAGTCTGCCTCCTCGATGGCTCCTTTTCTTCCTAATAACCAGTCAGTCCCCCAGGGCCTTTTTCATGACTCGGATCTATTTGGCATCTTCAGGGGTGTCTTATTACAGCTCTGGGTTATGTGGGAGTTGTTACTTATTGGTGAGCCCTTGCTTGTCATAGCTCCAACTCCTCCGCAATGCAGTGAGGCTGTTGCTGGTCTTGTCAGCTTGGTTGCACCTTTACTTTGCAGTGTGGATTTTAGACCTTATTTCACTATCCATGACCCTAAATTTGCCCACCTCAACTCCCTCCGTGAAGGAGACACCTTTCCACCTATGATTTTGGGTGTGACCAACCTGTTTTTTCTTAAATCTCTTCGTAATATGCCCCACGTTGTTTCAGTTGGAAGCCCTGCTCCTAATACAAACCGGCTTGCCCTTGCTTCCAGGTCATCTACTGGAAGACTTACAGGTAGAGCCGAAGGATTTGGCTTTCAACAGCTTTCCTTGAAAAAATTCTCTCCTTCAAATTTGTTGAATGCTATGAAGTTGAGGAGAGAGGGTCCTCTCTGTCTCATGACGGAACATAAGGAAGCCATTTGGAGCACTTACTCTGCTACAACTAAGCTGGATACTTCTATCCTAAATAGGCTTATAGATGCTGGGATGTCACCAAGGGTTGAGGAATCAATGTCAGTTGTTAACAATGAAATATTGCGGCGACATTTCTTGGAGCTCACTACCAACTTTTTGGCTCCTTTTGGTCCATATTTTAGGACTAGAACACCTTCAGAAGGATCTTCTCCGTTTGTAGACCCTCCCCCTCTTATCCCGTTTAATGCTGATGAGTTCCTGGGAAGTTTATCAGAGAGAGGACCTGGGAAGTTTCTATCGAAACGAATGAGATCTAACTGGCTGGACTTATACCG GCGATTTCTACAGGGACCAAACTTTGCACCATGGTTTCAAAGAAGGCGTGCTGTTGCTGAACAAGAACAACATAGACTCTGGAGGCAGGCCAGAATGAAGACTGATATACTACATTTAATGTCTAAGATGTCTGAATTGGAAATTGTTGATTCCTTCGATTGTATTGAGAGACATCTTCTTGAAGAAACAGTG GCGCAGCAATCAGGAAGGGCTAGCACAGACTCTACTGCAACTTGCCAAAAACTTAAGGGAGATCTGCAGGCGATTTTCAATGTACTTCCCAACGACATGCAGCAACTTCTACTGCTAAACCCACAAAAGGCGGCTCTTCTAAAAGGAGCTCCTGACCATACAAAACTTCTTGGGCGCCCACTTGTACAAGTTGGGGTTGTATCATCAACATCACCAAGATAG